A region of Cucumis melo cultivar AY chromosome 2, USDA_Cmelo_AY_1.0, whole genome shotgun sequence DNA encodes the following proteins:
- the LOC103487483 gene encoding serine/threonine-protein phosphatase 7 long form homolog has translation MPYRECTITLQDVAVQLRLPVDREPLIGSLRYNLKVICKDILGVVPSDMKGQRLSLLWLAEQFEELPSDVDVVSVQRYARAYIMQLIGGFLFAYKSNTLVHCMFLKFVFDFNQVGTYAWGATTLAWLYRELYRVSHAQSLKIVGPLMLLQVWAYNGFPIIAPQRTLQHSDGRHLNFRLIGRRTHHVALFPLRCRSGQAV, from the exons ATGCCTTATAGGGAGTGCACGATCACACTGCAAGATGTTGCAGTGCAGTTGAGGCTGCCAGTGGATAGGGAGCCTCTGATAGGATCATTAAGGTATAATTTGAAGGTTATCTGCAAGGATATATTGGGAGTTGTACCGTCTGACATGAAAGGTCAGCGGTTGAGTCTTCTATGGTTGGCAGAACAGTTTGAAGAATTGCCATCAGATGTTGATGTTGTGAGCGTTCAGAGATACGCTCGTGCGTACATCATGCAGTTAATTGGAGGCTTTCTTTTTGCTTATAAGTCAAACACCCTAGTCCATTGTATGTTCCTCAAATTCGTATTCGATTTCAACCAGGTTGGTACGTACGCGTGGGGCGCTACGACCCTCGCATGGTTGTATAGGGAACTCTATCGAGTGAGTCATGCACAGTCTTTAAAGATTGTTGGCCCATTAATGCTGCTACAAGTATGGGCATACAATGGATTCCCCATTATAGCACCACAAAGAACGCTGCAGCATTCAGATGGTCGACATTTGAATTTCAG ATTAATTGGACGCCGTACACACCACGTGGCATTGTTTCCTCTTAGATGTCGTAGTGGTCAAGCGGTGTAG